From the Chryseobacterium fluminis genome, the window CCTATGTTAAAAATATAGAAAACGATGACTGGACCCGGAATTTTATGCTGTACGATCCGAAAGGACGCCTGATAGGCAGCCGTTCCGTCAATCATTTAGGAGGATCTACCCATATCGATATGAAGCTTAATTTTGCGGGTCTCACAGAGCAGAGCATCACACGGCACAAAAGATTAAATACCGATACGGAAAAGGTGATCACCGAAAATTTCACGTATGATCATCAGAACAGGCCCCTGGTCCACAAACATAAAGTAGATAACAATACTGAAGAAATTCTGTCCCAGAATAAATACAACGAACTCTCCCAGCTGGAACAGAAGAAAGTAGGAGGCATCAATCCGGGTTCTCCGCTCCAGACAATCGATTACCAGTACAACATCAGGGGATGGATGACCGGAATTAATGATCCTGCGAATTTAGGAAGTGATCTGTTCGGATATAAAATCAAATACAACCAGGTAGAAGGGATGGAAAACCCGAATAATGATTTTATGGAGCTGAAAGTAAAGCCTAGATACAACGGTAATATTGCAGAAGTAGACTGGAAAACCGCCACCGCTTCCAATGATTATACCAGAAGGTACGGCTATGTCTATGATAAACTAAACAGGATGGTAGCCGGTTTTTACCAAAGAGACAACAATCCTTCGGGAAAAGAATTTTTTGAAAAACTGGATTACGATCTCAACGGAAATATTGAAAGACTCAAAAGATCTTCGGATGCTTCTACGGGAAATCCTACAACTCTCTATATTGATGATCTTACGTATGTTAACGAGGGAAACAGGTTAAAAACTGTTACGGATGCCTCCACCAATTACAACGGATATCCGGATGCATCAGGAAATACCATTGCATATGATCTTAACGGTAATATGATCGATCATAAAGACAAAGGGATATTGCAGATTAGCTATAATATACTCAGCCTTCCCCGTTATATAAAGTTTGACCAGCTTTACTTCACAAGAGGAGTCTGGCAGAATGTTAACCTGAATTATACCTATAGAGCAGACGGAACAAAACTCATGAAGGTTTATAAATACAGTGAAAATGCTGTGTATAAACAAAAAATCACAGAATATCTGGATGGTTTCCAATATGAAGTGATTTCTACCAATTCCGATCCATTGATAAAATTTGTTCCTACCTCGGAAGGATATTATAATTTTGAAAATAATAAGTATATTTACAACTATACAGATCACCTGGGAAATGTAAGACTAAGCTATATGAACAGCAGCGCCGGACTTGAAGTCATAGAAGAAAGTAACTATTATCCTTTTGGATTAAAGCACCAGGGATATAATGCTTTGGCCGGAAACCCTGCTTATAAATATGGTTATAACGGAAAGGAACTGCAGGAGGCAACAGGTTGGAGTGATTATGGAGCGAGATTCTATATGCCGGATTTGGGAAGATGGGGTGTTGTTGATCCCTTGGCAGAGAAAGATAGAAGATGGACTCTTTACAATTATGCGTTTAATAATCCTATCAGATTTATTGATCCTGACGGACGATTTGCAATTCCGCCAGATGATTATATAGATGCTTCCACTGGAAAATATTTGGGAAGTGATGGAGCATCAACTACTAATACTAGAGTAATATATAAGAGCGATTGGAGTAACATTACTTCTGAAAAGGGAGGTTCAACGTCACCAGATGCTACAGCTGCATTAATAAAAAGCAGTTCTATAGTAACAGTAAATAATACTCAGATCAATTCAGATATTAATAATGCCAATACCGAAACCATAGCTGACCAAACGAAGGAAAGGCAGGCTTGGATTGGTATAGAAGTTACAAGAGGTGATATTCCTACAGCACAAGTAACTTCTGTCAGGGGTCCGGACGGTATAGATGGAAAAACTACAATATCTATAAAATCTCTTATGGATAATATATCAGGAGCAACAGTAAAACAAACTTTTGATGGCACAAAATTACTTCCAATTGCGCAAGTACATACACATAACACTGCGCAAGATCCTAGGCTAGTAAATAACCCCGGAACATCTGATCTGGATAAATCTACATCTAATAGTTTTAATATTCCTATA encodes:
- a CDS encoding DUF6443 domain-containing protein — protein: MKKIILPIIILSSSSGLLHAQASTNENYVQSTTYIDYPAGQAAKKAVSVQYFDGLGRPKQTVSVQATPQGRDVVSHIVYDAFGRVASEYLPVPQGGTQNGAIYPNPLSNLTGTPYGNEKIYSEKLLESSPLDRVLEQKQPGTAWNDKPVKFEYGTNTGTEVKKYGVTTTWSYGATNSSIAAPVDYGANQLYKTTVTDEDGNATTEFKNTKGQVILVRKALSDTQNADTYYLYNEYDQLAAVIPPKAVPLNISQLTLDDLCYQYSYDGRNRLAGKKLPGKGWEYMVYDKQDRLVMTQDAELGKASQWLFTKYDAFGRPVYTGMYTGTQTYGPQGRAAEQANVETKGSNNEFRGGSSPDATVASLNYNNAAYPTSNIKILTINYYDTFPRDPYFPNDLPDTILNQKVIINSQSGNVKGLLLASYVKNIENDDWTRNFMLYDPKGRLIGSRSVNHLGGSTHIDMKLNFAGLTEQSITRHKRLNTDTEKVITENFTYDHQNRPLVHKHKVDNNTEEILSQNKYNELSQLEQKKVGGINPGSPLQTIDYQYNIRGWMTGINDPANLGSDLFGYKIKYNQVEGMENPNNDFMELKVKPRYNGNIAEVDWKTATASNDYTRRYGYVYDKLNRMVAGFYQRDNNPSGKEFFEKLDYDLNGNIERLKRSSDASTGNPTTLYIDDLTYVNEGNRLKTVTDASTNYNGYPDASGNTIAYDLNGNMIDHKDKGILQISYNILSLPRYIKFDQLYFTRGVWQNVNLNYTYRADGTKLMKVYKYSENAVYKQKITEYLDGFQYEVISTNSDPLIKFVPTSEGYYNFENNKYIYNYTDHLGNVRLSYMNSSAGLEVIEESNYYPFGLKHQGYNALAGNPAYKYGYNGKELQEATGWSDYGARFYMPDLGRWGVVDPLAEKDRRWTLYNYAFNNPIRFIDPDGRFAIPPDDYIDASTGKYLGSDGASTTNTRVIYKSDWSNITSEKGGSTSPDATAALIKSSSIVTVNNTQINSDINNANTETIADQTKERQAWIGIEVTRGDIPTAQVTSVRGPDGIDGKTTISIKSLMDNISGATVKQTFDGTKLLPIAQVHTHNTAQDPRLVNNPGTSDLDKSTSNSFNIPIYAVDSYTGTQAAGNTIHKVMPNGIQTNNIGTTNNNNIGQEALKNFIDKQKTP